One Streptomyces sp. P9-A2 DNA window includes the following coding sequences:
- a CDS encoding glycoside hydrolase family 3 C-terminal domain-containing protein encodes MTAPTPTTPPFRDPRLPFAKRIDDLLSRLTLKERIGALHQFAPAVERLGIAAFRTGQEALHGVAWMGPATVFPQAVGLGTTWNPELVRRVGEAVSREARAMRARDERVGLNVWAPTVNLLRHPLWGRNEEGYSEDPRLTSAIATAYTRGLRGDHPVYWRTAPVLKHWLAHNNETARDTVSSSVRPRVLHEYDLRAFRDTVEAGAVAGVMPAYNLVNGRPNHVSPYLREHLRTWTEEELLVCSDAGAPSNLVDSEHYFDTHEEAVAASLRAGVDSFTDHGTDSSVIVGRLEAALRQGLLTEAEIDDAVRRQLSVRFRLGEFDPGADPYGGGGNGGGSGAPQAEGGADEHAFDTPEHRALAQEAAEQAVVLLKNDGLLPLAPAHTRVAVVGLLADECKLDWYSGTLIHRSTPLEGLYERFGAERVEFTEGVDRVLLKTSAGAFLHVPPAPDAPDAARGAEGALDPALLAGRTDLDPLTAGPEGTELALVDWGEGVLTLRAPDGRYLSVAEDGYLRASADQPGGWVVRETFRLEPHGGGHLLLHVGTGLPVQVAADGVKVAPENPPAGESAAAGVDAAAGAAPEVFELIVTEHGEETVARAAARADVVVVVAGNDPHINGRETEDRTTLRLPAQQELLLRAARAANPSTVLALVSAYPYAVDPTDLPAMLWTAHGGQAAGTALARVLAGDVSPAGRLPQTWYADDADLPGLLDYDVIGSRQTYLYFGGTPLFPFGHGLSYAAFAYGDLTARAEEEGVHVSFTVTNTGAVTADEVVQLYTRAVDPSVPRPLRELVAHRRLTLAPGETAAVAFGLPLSAFAFWDVAVDRWRVEPGRYELLAGASSADVRQRTTLTLDGEPAVPRAVLAHGLDAAGFDEQNGTEIVDRTKESGDAVTPVAGQEGELFFRHCDFGSGAKEATVEVSGMGTVELSLDDGPVLATLSPSAPTPGPYDYVTLGASLASTGTPDPVATAGVHEVRLRLRGALRLARVGFSG; translated from the coding sequence GTGACCGCACCAACGCCGACCACGCCGCCTTTCCGCGATCCGCGCCTGCCGTTCGCGAAGCGCATCGACGACCTTCTGTCGCGGCTGACCCTCAAGGAGAGGATCGGAGCCCTGCACCAGTTCGCGCCCGCCGTCGAGCGGCTGGGCATCGCCGCCTTCCGCACCGGTCAGGAGGCACTGCACGGCGTGGCCTGGATGGGGCCGGCGACGGTGTTCCCGCAGGCCGTCGGGCTGGGGACGACCTGGAACCCGGAGCTGGTGCGCCGGGTCGGCGAGGCGGTGTCCAGGGAGGCCCGCGCGATGCGTGCCCGGGACGAGCGGGTCGGCCTCAACGTCTGGGCGCCGACCGTCAATCTGCTGCGCCACCCCCTGTGGGGCCGCAACGAGGAGGGCTACTCGGAGGACCCCCGGCTCACCTCGGCGATCGCCACCGCCTACACCCGCGGCCTGCGCGGTGACCATCCGGTGTACTGGCGGACGGCGCCGGTGCTCAAGCACTGGCTCGCGCACAACAACGAGACGGCCCGGGACACCGTTTCCAGCTCGGTCCGCCCGCGGGTGCTGCACGAGTACGATCTGCGCGCCTTCCGGGACACCGTCGAGGCGGGTGCGGTGGCCGGTGTGATGCCCGCGTACAACCTGGTCAACGGCCGCCCGAACCATGTCTCGCCATATCTGCGCGAGCACTTGCGCACCTGGACCGAGGAGGAGCTGCTGGTCTGCTCGGACGCCGGCGCACCGTCCAACCTGGTCGATTCCGAGCACTACTTCGACACCCACGAGGAGGCCGTCGCGGCCTCGCTGCGGGCCGGGGTCGACAGCTTCACGGACCACGGCACGGACAGCTCGGTCATCGTGGGACGCCTCGAAGCGGCGCTGCGGCAGGGACTGCTGACGGAGGCCGAGATCGACGACGCGGTCCGCCGGCAGCTCTCGGTGCGCTTCAGGCTCGGTGAGTTCGACCCGGGCGCGGACCCGTACGGGGGCGGCGGGAACGGCGGGGGTTCCGGTGCCCCGCAGGCGGAGGGGGGCGCCGACGAGCACGCCTTCGACACCCCGGAGCACCGGGCGCTGGCGCAGGAGGCCGCCGAGCAGGCCGTCGTCCTGCTGAAGAACGACGGTCTGCTGCCCCTGGCCCCGGCGCACACCCGTGTCGCCGTGGTCGGCCTGCTGGCCGACGAATGCAAGCTCGACTGGTACAGCGGCACCCTGATCCACCGCTCCACTCCCCTGGAAGGGCTCTACGAGCGGTTCGGCGCCGAGCGGGTGGAGTTCACGGAGGGCGTGGACCGCGTCCTGCTGAAGACCTCCGCCGGCGCCTTCCTGCACGTCCCGCCGGCGCCCGACGCCCCCGACGCGGCGCGCGGCGCGGAGGGCGCGCTGGATCCGGCGCTGCTCGCCGGCCGTACCGACCTGGATCCGCTCACCGCCGGGCCGGAGGGCACCGAACTCGCCCTGGTCGACTGGGGCGAGGGCGTGCTGACCCTGCGTGCCCCGGACGGCCGATATCTGTCGGTCGCCGAGGACGGCTACCTCCGCGCCTCCGCCGACCAGCCGGGCGGCTGGGTCGTGCGGGAGACGTTCCGGCTGGAACCGCACGGCGGCGGTCACCTCCTCCTGCACGTGGGAACAGGACTCCCCGTGCAGGTCGCCGCCGACGGCGTGAAGGTTGCCCCGGAGAACCCCCCTGCCGGGGAGAGCGCGGCCGCCGGGGTGGACGCGGCTGCCGGGGCGGCCCCCGAGGTGTTCGAGCTGATCGTCACCGAGCACGGTGAGGAGACGGTGGCGCGGGCCGCGGCACGGGCCGACGTGGTCGTGGTGGTCGCCGGCAACGATCCGCACATCAACGGCCGGGAGACCGAGGACCGGACGACGCTCCGGCTGCCCGCCCAGCAGGAGCTGCTGCTGCGCGCGGCCCGCGCCGCCAACCCCAGCACCGTGCTGGCCCTGGTCTCCGCCTACCCGTACGCGGTCGATCCGACGGACCTGCCGGCGATGCTCTGGACCGCGCACGGCGGACAGGCCGCGGGCACCGCGCTGGCCCGGGTGCTCGCCGGTGACGTCTCCCCCGCCGGCCGGCTTCCGCAGACCTGGTACGCCGACGACGCCGATCTGCCCGGCCTGCTCGACTACGACGTGATCGGCTCCCGCCAGACCTACCTGTACTTCGGGGGCACCCCGCTGTTCCCCTTCGGCCACGGTCTGTCGTACGCGGCCTTCGCCTACGGCGACCTGACGGCGCGGGCCGAGGAGGAAGGGGTACACGTCTCGTTCACGGTCACCAACACCGGTGCCGTCACGGCCGACGAGGTCGTCCAGCTCTACACGCGGGCCGTGGACCCGTCGGTGCCGCGTCCGCTGCGCGAGCTGGTGGCCCACCGGCGGCTGACCCTCGCACCCGGCGAGACGGCCGCGGTCGCCTTCGGACTCCCCCTGTCCGCCTTCGCGTTCTGGGACGTGGCGGTGGACCGGTGGCGGGTGGAGCCGGGCCGGTACGAGCTGCTGGCCGGCGCGTCCAGCGCGGACGTCCGGCAGCGGACCACCCTCACGCTCGACGGTGAGCCCGCCGTCCCCCGCGCGGTACTCGCACACGGCCTGGACGCGGCCGGCTTCGACGAGCAGAACGGCACCGAGATCGTCGACCGGACCAAGGAGTCGGGCGACGCGGTGACGCCGGTGGCCGGGCAGGAAGGCGAACTGTTCTTCCGGCACTGCGACTTCGGAAGCGGGGCGAAGGAGGCGACCGTCGAGGTGTCCGGTATGGGCACCGTCGAACTCTCCCTCGACGACGGCCCGGTGCTCGCCACACTGTCCCCTTCGGCCCCTACGCCGGGCCCGTACGACTACGTCACGCTCGGCGCGTCCCTCGCTTCCACCGGGACCCCGGACCCGGTGGCCACCGCCGGGGTGCACGAGGTGCGCCTGCGGCTGCGCGGCGCACTGCGGCTCGCGCGGGTCGGGTTCTCCGGCTGA
- a CDS encoding ABC transporter permease, whose translation MSHSTVPRSETEAAKPAEKPAASPDAAGPPDTPRRGKRGTLSLRLRYRRDRVLLLMTLPAVALVLVFNYLPILGNVVAFQDYDPYISDNGVVSMLNSPMVGLENFRRILEDSAFWNALKNTLVLFFLQLVLFFPIPILLALLINSVIRPRVRAVAQAILYLPHFFSWVLVIAVFQQMFGGAGIFSQLLRENGHDGLEVMTNPDTFVFLLTAQSVWKDAGWGIIVFLAALASVSPDLYEAAAMDGAGRWRRMWHVTLPALRPVIALLLVLRVGDALTVGFEQILLQRDAVGPGASEVLDTFVWWNGVRNQDFGYAAAAGLIKGVVSLGLVLAANKVAHLMGEQGVYKK comes from the coding sequence GTGTCGCACAGCACGGTGCCTCGGAGCGAGACCGAGGCCGCGAAGCCGGCCGAGAAGCCGGCGGCGTCTCCCGACGCCGCCGGCCCCCCGGACACACCACGCCGGGGAAAGCGCGGCACACTGAGCCTGCGGCTCAGATACCGGCGCGACCGCGTCCTGCTGCTGATGACCCTGCCCGCCGTGGCACTGGTCCTGGTCTTCAACTACCTGCCGATCCTCGGCAACGTCGTCGCCTTCCAGGACTACGACCCCTACATCAGCGACAACGGCGTCGTCTCGATGCTGAACAGTCCGATGGTGGGTCTGGAGAACTTCCGGCGGATCCTCGAGGACTCGGCGTTCTGGAACGCCCTGAAGAACACCCTGGTGCTCTTCTTCCTCCAGCTCGTGCTGTTCTTCCCGATCCCGATCCTGCTCGCGCTGCTCATCAACAGCGTGATCAGGCCCCGGGTGCGGGCGGTCGCGCAGGCCATCCTGTACCTGCCGCACTTCTTCTCCTGGGTGCTGGTCATCGCCGTCTTCCAGCAGATGTTCGGCGGCGCGGGAATCTTCTCGCAGCTCCTGCGTGAGAACGGTCATGACGGCCTGGAGGTCATGACCAACCCCGACACCTTCGTGTTCCTGCTCACCGCGCAGAGCGTGTGGAAGGACGCCGGGTGGGGGATCATCGTCTTCCTCGCCGCGCTGGCCTCGGTCAGCCCCGATCTGTACGAGGCCGCCGCCATGGACGGCGCCGGCCGCTGGCGCCGGATGTGGCACGTCACCCTGCCCGCGCTGCGGCCCGTGATCGCGCTGCTGCTCGTCCTGCGGGTGGGCGACGCGCTCACCGTCGGCTTCGAACAGATCCTGCTGCAACGCGACGCCGTCGGACCGGGGGCGTCGGAGGTCCTCGACACCTTCGTCTGGTGGAACGGCGTGCGCAACCAGGACTTCGGCTACGCGGCCGCCGCCGGCCTCATCAAGGGCGTGGTCAGCCTCGGGCTGGTCCTCGCCGCGAACAAGGTGGCCCATCTCATGGGCGAGCAGGGGGTGTACAAGAAGTGA
- a CDS encoding extracellular solute-binding protein has protein sequence MTPNASTSSGPSRRSFLASTAVATAAVAGGVPLLAACGGSDGGSRDGTTSGKDAKKLLPAYVAGNVVTPDIPSKNGSAVGFTGKLDLAGLKTSVPKKLGKGNEVSVMSPFWGSPPKGGNAYYKAMNDLIGVDVVWQNQDGNTYDQKLGAVLASSDVPDVVVVPGWNMTGKIPSAIIGKFADLGPYLSGDAVKDYPNLAAIPTDAWRRSIFGGKLRGLPMPSSYVTGIVPLYRQDIFEKEGYEVPRSCDEFMALAKDATNAKAKRWACLDMKWTAFNAFGVLSGEEKSLGWNQADGKLLYRIETDEYLEALEWTRKLFAAGVVHPDAELGKSNATDPGPKFAAGEFLIYNQDSSQWWSRTAEQATQNPEFKIWGMDVFGHDGGDPTLWAKNPAGIFAFVNKKASEAVIRDVLAVANVTAAPYGTKEYMLTNYGVEGTHYTVKDGVPTKNDQGNIDVMNAYVMVASPAATIAHPDFPEVAKGQVEWQQRMGAFTRKSAFYGMQITEPTRYTNLSNDFEQLEDDVIRGRKKIGDVQQAVSDWKSKGGDELRDWYRKILDENGPAAG, from the coding sequence ATGACGCCGAACGCCTCCACCTCCTCCGGGCCCAGCCGGAGAAGCTTCCTCGCCTCCACGGCGGTCGCCACCGCGGCGGTGGCGGGGGGAGTGCCGTTGCTCGCCGCGTGCGGAGGGTCCGACGGAGGTTCGCGGGACGGCACCACATCGGGCAAGGACGCCAAGAAGCTGCTGCCGGCGTACGTGGCGGGCAACGTGGTCACTCCCGACATCCCCAGCAAGAACGGTTCGGCGGTCGGATTCACCGGCAAGCTCGATCTCGCGGGCCTGAAGACGTCGGTGCCCAAGAAGCTCGGCAAGGGCAACGAGGTCAGCGTCATGTCGCCGTTCTGGGGCTCTCCGCCCAAGGGCGGCAACGCCTACTACAAGGCGATGAACGACCTCATCGGCGTCGACGTCGTCTGGCAGAACCAGGACGGCAACACCTACGACCAGAAGCTCGGCGCCGTCCTCGCGTCCAGCGACGTGCCCGACGTGGTCGTCGTGCCCGGCTGGAACATGACGGGCAAGATCCCCAGCGCCATCATCGGCAAGTTCGCCGACCTCGGCCCGTACCTCTCCGGCGACGCGGTGAAGGACTACCCGAACCTCGCGGCGATCCCCACCGACGCCTGGCGGCGGTCCATCTTCGGCGGCAAGCTGCGCGGCCTGCCCATGCCCTCCTCGTACGTCACCGGCATCGTGCCCCTCTACCGCCAGGACATCTTCGAGAAGGAGGGCTACGAGGTCCCCCGTTCCTGCGACGAGTTCATGGCGCTGGCCAAGGACGCCACCAACGCCAAGGCCAAGCGCTGGGCCTGCCTGGACATGAAGTGGACCGCCTTCAACGCCTTCGGTGTGCTCTCCGGCGAGGAGAAGTCGCTCGGCTGGAACCAGGCCGACGGCAAGCTGCTCTACCGCATCGAGACCGACGAATACCTCGAGGCCCTGGAGTGGACGCGCAAGCTGTTCGCCGCCGGAGTCGTGCACCCCGACGCCGAGCTGGGCAAGAGCAACGCCACCGATCCCGGGCCCAAGTTCGCCGCCGGCGAATTCCTGATCTACAACCAGGACTCCTCGCAGTGGTGGAGCCGCACCGCCGAACAGGCGACCCAGAACCCGGAGTTCAAGATCTGGGGCATGGACGTCTTCGGCCACGACGGCGGCGACCCCACCCTGTGGGCCAAGAACCCGGCCGGCATCTTCGCCTTCGTCAACAAGAAGGCCTCGGAGGCCGTGATCCGCGACGTGCTGGCCGTCGCCAACGTCACCGCCGCGCCGTACGGCACCAAGGAGTACATGCTCACCAACTACGGCGTGGAGGGCACCCACTACACCGTCAAGGACGGTGTGCCCACCAAGAACGACCAGGGCAACATCGATGTGATGAACGCCTACGTGATGGTCGCCAGCCCCGCCGCGACCATCGCCCACCCCGACTTCCCCGAGGTCGCCAAGGGCCAGGTCGAGTGGCAGCAGCGGATGGGCGCGTTCACCAGGAAGTCGGCCTTCTACGGCATGCAGATCACCGAGCCCACCCGCTACACCAACCTCTCCAACGACTTCGAGCAGCTGGAGGACGACGTCATCCGGGGCCGCAAGAAGATCGGTGACGTGCAGCAGGCCGTCTCCGACTGGAAGAGCAAGGGCGGGGACGAACTGCGCGACTGGTACCGGAAGATCCTCGACGAGAACGGTCCGGCGGCCGGCTGA
- a CDS encoding PucR family transcriptional regulator, which produces MPLTLASLAHHSALKLTVRAGEDGLDVPVRWAHASELADPVPYMEGGELLLITALKLDAEDAAAMRRYVKRLVEAGVVGLGFAVGVHYEDIPGALVEAAREEGLPLLEVPRRTPFLAISKAVSAAVAADQYRAVTAGFAAQRELTRQALAGGPEGLLAALAAQVDGWAALYDASGAVVATAPEWAVRRAARLTADVRRLRERAAPASSVVAGPQDDDRVELHSLGTGRRPRAALAVGTAAALGTAARYAVHSAVALLTLTTERSRSLHAAEQRIGAAVLRMLLAGEPDHARAVAGHLYGGLLDAPFRIVVAETGTAPAARAQGEPNGDALGALEEAVESAAARSGEAVLVVPDGERLVVLAADGGAAVAACRDHAAALEAVRGAGGVHEPLVGADEDELVVGLSAPVGPIAASAAYKQAGQALSVARRRGRVLVEHEQMAAGSVVPLLADDAVRAFADGLLRPLNEHDATGRGDLVASLRAWLSRHGQWDAAAADLGVHRHTLRYRMRRVEEILGRSLDDPDVRMELWLALKATSSD; this is translated from the coding sequence ATGCCCCTGACGCTCGCTTCGCTCGCACACCACTCCGCGCTCAAGCTGACCGTGCGCGCGGGTGAGGACGGCCTCGACGTGCCGGTCCGCTGGGCGCATGCCAGCGAGCTGGCCGACCCGGTGCCCTACATGGAGGGCGGCGAGCTGCTGCTCATCACCGCGCTCAAGCTGGACGCGGAGGACGCGGCGGCGATGCGCCGCTATGTGAAGCGGCTGGTGGAGGCGGGGGTGGTCGGCCTCGGCTTCGCCGTCGGTGTCCACTACGAGGACATCCCCGGGGCACTGGTCGAGGCCGCGCGCGAGGAGGGGCTGCCGCTCCTGGAGGTGCCGCGCCGCACGCCCTTCCTGGCGATCAGCAAGGCCGTCTCCGCAGCCGTCGCGGCCGACCAGTACCGCGCGGTGACCGCGGGCTTCGCGGCCCAGCGGGAGCTGACCCGGCAGGCGCTGGCCGGCGGGCCCGAGGGTCTGCTGGCCGCGCTCGCCGCCCAGGTCGACGGATGGGCCGCGCTGTACGACGCCTCGGGCGCCGTCGTCGCCACGGCACCGGAGTGGGCCGTGCGGCGCGCCGCACGGCTCACGGCCGACGTGCGGCGGCTGCGGGAACGGGCCGCGCCCGCCTCGTCGGTCGTCGCCGGGCCACAGGACGACGACCGGGTCGAACTGCACTCCCTCGGCACCGGCCGGCGCCCCCGGGCCGCGCTCGCCGTCGGCACCGCGGCGGCGCTCGGCACCGCCGCGCGGTACGCCGTCCACTCCGCCGTCGCACTGCTCACCCTGACCACGGAACGCTCCCGTTCTCTGCACGCCGCCGAACAGCGGATCGGGGCCGCCGTCCTGCGCATGCTGCTCGCCGGTGAGCCGGACCACGCCCGCGCGGTGGCCGGACACCTGTACGGAGGCCTCCTGGACGCGCCCTTCCGGATCGTCGTGGCCGAGACGGGCACGGCGCCCGCCGCACGCGCCCAGGGCGAACCGAACGGCGACGCCCTCGGTGCGCTCGAGGAGGCCGTGGAGTCCGCCGCCGCCCGCTCCGGCGAGGCGGTCCTGGTGGTGCCGGACGGCGAGCGGCTGGTGGTGCTGGCCGCCGACGGCGGCGCGGCCGTGGCCGCGTGCCGCGACCACGCGGCGGCCCTGGAGGCCGTACGGGGCGCCGGGGGAGTCCACGAACCCCTGGTGGGCGCCGACGAGGACGAACTGGTCGTGGGACTCTCCGCACCGGTCGGCCCCATAGCCGCCTCCGCCGCATACAAGCAGGCCGGACAGGCGCTGTCGGTGGCCAGGAGACGGGGGCGGGTACTGGTGGAACACGAGCAGATGGCCGCCGGGTCCGTGGTGCCGCTGCTCGCGGACGACGCCGTCCGCGCCTTCGCCGACGGACTGCTGCGGCCGTTGAACGAACACGACGCGACCGGGCGCGGCGACCTCGTCGCCTCGCTGCGCGCGTGGCTCTCCCGGCACGGGCAGTGGGACGCCGCGGCGGCCGACCTCGGCGTGCACCGCCACACCCTGCGCTACCGCATGCGCCGGGTCGAGGAGATCCTCGGCCGCTCCCTGGACGACCCGGACGTCCGCATGGAGCTGTGGCTGGCGCTGAAGGCGACGTCGTCCGACTGA
- a CDS encoding aldehyde dehydrogenase family protein, which yields MPQKDTAATHAFWLAGRQATGEASFDVTSPWDGRVVGTVSVPTDAQVEEAVAAAYAARDAFAATPAHVRAAALDHVGRQLVERTEDIARLISAENGKPIKWARGEVGRAVSVFRFAAEEARRFNGGESQRLDTDAGGQGRLALTRRFPKGVVLGIAPFNFPLNLCAHKIAPAIAAGVPIVLKPAPATPLSGLLIGELLAGTELPAGSWSILPVPNDRMPALVRDERLPVISFTGSEKVGYAIMDSVPRKHCTLELGGNGAAVVLADWASDEDLDRAAQRIAAFSNYQGGQSCISVQRVIADTTVYDRLLPRIVAAVEAQVTGDPADDATDVGPLVSQDAAERVEAWVQEAVEAGATVLTGGKRDGASYAPTVLADVPAGVTIAREEVFGPVLTVTKTDGEAAAFAAVNDSKYGLQAGVFTHDLQAAFRAHRALEVGGVVIGDVPSYRADQMPYGGVKQSGVGREGVKFAMDDYTYERVMVLTGLAL from the coding sequence ATGCCCCAGAAAGACACGGCGGCCACCCACGCCTTCTGGCTCGCCGGCCGCCAGGCCACCGGCGAGGCCTCCTTCGACGTCACCTCCCCGTGGGACGGCCGGGTCGTCGGCACGGTGAGCGTGCCCACCGACGCCCAGGTCGAAGAGGCCGTGGCCGCCGCGTACGCCGCACGGGACGCGTTCGCGGCCACTCCCGCCCATGTCCGCGCCGCCGCCCTCGACCACGTCGGCCGGCAGCTCGTCGAGCGCACCGAGGACATCGCCCGGCTGATCTCCGCCGAGAACGGCAAGCCGATCAAGTGGGCACGCGGCGAGGTCGGCCGGGCCGTGTCGGTGTTCCGGTTCGCCGCGGAGGAGGCCCGCCGGTTCAACGGCGGAGAGAGCCAGCGGCTCGACACCGACGCCGGCGGCCAGGGGCGGCTCGCCCTCACCCGGCGGTTCCCCAAGGGCGTCGTCCTGGGTATCGCGCCGTTCAACTTCCCGCTGAACCTGTGCGCCCACAAGATCGCCCCGGCCATCGCCGCCGGTGTCCCCATCGTCCTCAAGCCCGCCCCGGCGACCCCGCTGTCCGGGCTGCTCATCGGCGAGCTGCTCGCCGGGACCGAACTGCCGGCCGGTTCCTGGAGCATCCTCCCGGTTCCGAACGACCGCATGCCCGCCCTGGTGCGGGACGAGCGGCTGCCGGTGATCTCCTTCACCGGTTCCGAGAAGGTCGGCTACGCGATCATGGACTCGGTGCCGCGCAAGCACTGCACCCTGGAGCTCGGCGGCAACGGCGCGGCCGTCGTCCTCGCCGACTGGGCGAGCGACGAGGACCTGGACCGGGCCGCGCAGCGCATCGCCGCCTTCTCCAACTACCAGGGCGGCCAGTCCTGCATCTCCGTGCAGCGGGTCATCGCCGACACCACCGTGTACGACAGGCTGCTGCCGCGCATCGTCGCCGCCGTGGAGGCCCAGGTCACCGGTGACCCGGCCGATGACGCGACCGACGTCGGCCCGCTGGTCAGCCAGGACGCCGCCGAACGCGTCGAGGCATGGGTGCAGGAGGCCGTCGAGGCCGGTGCCACCGTCCTCACCGGCGGCAAGCGCGACGGCGCCTCCTACGCGCCGACCGTGCTCGCCGACGTACCGGCCGGGGTGACGATCGCCCGCGAGGAGGTCTTCGGCCCTGTCCTGACGGTGACGAAGACGGACGGCGAGGCAGCCGCCTTCGCCGCGGTCAACGACTCCAAGTACGGCCTCCAGGCGGGAGTGTTCACCCACGATCTCCAGGCTGCCTTCCGGGCCCACCGCGCCCTGGAGGTCGGTGGCGTCGTCATCGGCGACGTACCCTCCTACCGCGCCGACCAGATGCCGTACGGCGGTGTTAAGCAGTCCGGTGTGGGCCGTGAGGGCGTGAAGTTCGCGATGGACGACTACACCTATGAGCGGGTGATGGTCCTGACCGGCCTCGCTCTCTGA
- a CDS encoding ATP-binding protein: MDGDGTQDARGTHANPVPRPAGPPKVPSAPPRPAGAPGMPPLPDGSAFLTWLRTPRPEALPGVWRFGHRPRPEEEPERIPGRQLFSGALIAFLVGWLIWSLLWNGYLGTWWLLPLYAMIPDSWVEPHSFAAVVVVYAYYVLIAGLIMVGVGRLGRWGEIWRRYGPPAWRRTPRAAERPPAPEDDPATWPALRAVGAADAADRLAADARAGLMRDVDHARITRAWQGVQSGRHPLETFTGTVLGHGAAACPHPSGARDLPARQARHDLVTGQVRLGTAADDVRNPYAYRGAGLALSPELLGTSLVAVGPAGSGKTGAVVRPLAESLCLHALAGRAAVVVVGAAGVGAGLADAYDVVVRIGNPDSLYDLDLYGGTTDPDEAAAVLAEALVGDLADPHPGNDSRRATTVLAQLLGPFRAVHGRFPSVPELRGLLDGSPGPLAELRRGLTETGQESLLRELDVRERQMAHPGDVGGVLADRVALLDRPAFATFFKGGGLDASGQSRPFTLKALDHPVRVRIDLPARGHADASRVLARLVLAQFTASVTEREDRSLFACLVLDDATGVITPEAVRGIQRLRSANAGAVLTLRTLDDVARPLRGPLLGTVGCRMALAGLTPWDGQDFAEVWGKEWTEARDVTDRQIIAESPAGKAWHAVRRAITGKAPTARAVTVRQVERERWSASELAHAMPAGHAVLSLTDVRGEHAPPLLVDLRG, from the coding sequence ATGGACGGCGACGGGACGCAGGACGCGCGGGGTACGCATGCGAACCCGGTGCCGCGCCCTGCCGGGCCACCAAAGGTGCCCTCGGCGCCCCCGAGGCCGGCCGGGGCACCGGGCATGCCACCCCTGCCGGACGGGTCGGCGTTCCTGACCTGGCTGCGCACACCCCGCCCGGAGGCACTGCCCGGCGTATGGCGCTTCGGCCACCGGCCGCGCCCGGAGGAGGAACCGGAGCGCATTCCGGGGCGGCAGCTGTTCAGCGGGGCCCTGATCGCCTTCCTGGTGGGCTGGCTGATCTGGTCGCTGCTGTGGAACGGCTACCTGGGCACCTGGTGGCTGCTGCCTCTGTACGCGATGATCCCCGACTCGTGGGTCGAACCCCACAGCTTCGCCGCCGTCGTGGTGGTCTACGCCTACTACGTGCTGATCGCGGGCCTCATCATGGTCGGTGTGGGCCGGCTCGGCCGCTGGGGCGAGATCTGGCGGCGCTACGGGCCACCCGCCTGGCGTCGCACCCCCCGGGCCGCCGAGCGCCCGCCGGCCCCCGAGGACGACCCCGCCACCTGGCCCGCGCTGCGTGCCGTCGGTGCCGCCGACGCGGCGGACCGGCTCGCGGCCGACGCGCGCGCCGGGCTGATGCGGGACGTCGACCACGCCCGCATCACCCGCGCCTGGCAGGGCGTGCAAAGCGGCCGGCACCCTCTCGAGACCTTCACCGGCACGGTGCTCGGCCATGGCGCCGCCGCCTGCCCGCATCCGTCCGGCGCTCGCGACCTGCCCGCCCGGCAGGCCCGGCACGACCTGGTCACCGGGCAGGTGCGGCTCGGCACCGCCGCCGACGATGTCCGCAACCCGTACGCCTACCGGGGCGCCGGTCTCGCCCTGAGCCCCGAACTGCTGGGCACCTCCCTGGTCGCGGTCGGACCGGCCGGCTCCGGCAAGACCGGCGCCGTCGTCCGGCCGCTCGCCGAGTCGCTGTGCCTGCACGCGCTCGCCGGACGCGCCGCCGTGGTCGTCGTCGGCGCCGCCGGCGTGGGAGCGGGCCTGGCCGACGCGTACGACGTCGTGGTACGGATCGGCAACCCCGACTCCCTGTACGACCTCGACCTGTACGGCGGGACCACCGACCCCGACGAGGCCGCCGCCGTCCTCGCCGAGGCGCTGGTCGGCGACCTGGCCGACCCGCATCCCGGCAACGACAGCCGGCGCGCCACCACCGTCCTCGCCCAGTTGCTCGGCCCCTTCCGCGCGGTGCACGGCCGTTTCCCCTCCGTCCCCGAGCTGCGCGGTCTGCTCGACGGCTCACCCGGCCCGCTCGCCGAGCTGCGCCGGGGCCTGACGGAGACGGGACAGGAGTCACTGCTGCGCGAACTCGACGTCCGGGAACGGCAGATGGCGCATCCCGGTGACGTCGGCGGGGTCCTCGCCGACCGGGTGGCGCTGCTCGACCGGCCGGCTTTCGCGACGTTCTTCAAGGGCGGGGGCCTCGACGCCTCCGGGCAGTCCCGGCCCTTCACCCTCAAGGCACTGGACCACCCCGTACGGGTCCGGATCGACCTGCCCGCGCGGGGCCACGCCGACGCGTCGCGGGTGCTGGCGCGGCTCGTCCTCGCCCAGTTCACGGCGAGTGTGACGGAGCGCGAGGACCGGTCCCTGTTCGCCTGCCTGGTACTGGACGACGCGACCGGCGTCATCACCCCCGAGGCCGTACGCGGCATCCAGCGGCTGCGGTCGGCCAACGCCGGGGCCGTGCTCACCCTGCGCACCCTGGACGACGTGGCGAGGCCACTGCGCGGACCCCTGCTCGGGACCGTCGGGTGCAGGATGGCGCTGGCCGGGCTCACCCCGTGGGACGGGCAGGACTTCGCCGAGGTCTGGGGCAAGGAGTGGACCGAGGCACGGGACGTCACCGACCGGCAGATCATCGCGGAGAGCCCGGCGGGCAAGGCCTGGCACGCGGTGCGGCGGGCCATCACCGGCAAGGCGCCGACCGCGCGGGCGGTCACCGTACGGCAGGTCGAGCGGGAGCGGTGGTCCGCGTCCGAACTCGCGCACGCGATGCCGGCCGGGCACGCGGTGTTGTCCCTGACCGATGTCCGGGGCGAGCACGCGCCGCCGCTGCTGGTCGACCTGCGGGGCTGA